The DNA window CAGCCTTTTACCAGCTGAAGAATATATCTAGAGTGAAAGCTTGCATGTGCCacgcagaccaggagaagctcatccatgcttttatatCAAGTAGGCTTGAcgattgtaatggtcttctgactggactcctcCAAAGAGCAGTAAAaagctgcaactcattcagaacGCTGCAGCCTGTGTTCTGACAAGAACacagaggtcagaacatattacttcAATTTTTTTAGTCTCTACACTGGTTCCCAGTCATCTTTAGAAGagactttaaagttctgttactagtctataaatcattaaatgattttaatataatatataatatgaaTATGCTAGtggaatatacagtaaaaccaGGTAGACCAGTTGAGACAGAACATCTCTTGTGCAATGGTGACCTGAACAAGATTATTTCCGTTTGtctcaaaaagataaaaaaatgaattcaattctgtcacattaatggtagaaaaGGTTTTATAATGATATTTTGgtctaaattattttacatcacaaaaacatagcatttgaacaggggtgtacactttttatatgcACTGCGGCCTTGCTTCTGTTTTTGTAACCTCTGcctgtagtctctccagcgtgtcctgggtcgtccccggggtccgatgacacgaccacaaagtcgatcatcgaactgcgacctaggatgtcctggtaccaagtgcacgtgtggacacccttatgcttgaacatggtgttcgttatggacaatcgggctccttccctgccagagaggtgacattccacgtccctagagaacagcttctgtagccggggatcggatcgccaaggtccccgccttcggccaccgcccagctcgcactgcacccgacccctatggcccctcccacaggtggtgagcccgtgGGAAGGGgggcccacgttaccctttcgggctgtgacCGGCCGGGCCGCATGGGTGCAGGCCGGGCCAccgggcgctcgccttcgagccctacctccaggcctggctccagaggggggccccggtgacccgcgtctgggcaagggaaacctgagtcaattttttgtcgtcatcgtaaggggtctttgagccgtgctttgtcatGAGTGACCcggccaggggcataaagccccagacaacctagctcctcggatcattgggacacacaaacccctccaccgtgataaggtgacggctcaaggaggggtcattatttgttattttatattttttagattaagTTATATTGTTAAActatatctgaatttgcacattcatattttattttatttgaagttcATGCTGATTTAAGTTACTCACCAtgtactcagtacttgagtagttttgttcacggagtactttcttactcttactcaagtcattatttggaggactattttttactttgacttgcgccgtattattctaaagtagcaGTACTCCGACTTGAGTATAATATTTTGCTcttctacccacctctgctatgACCTCACTGGCAGCGCCTTAAGAGTACAGTTTTTGGTGTGCTGAGAGCATGAGTTTAGCGCAGTGGTTAGTGTGTTCGTTGTTGTTAAGGCGAACTGTGTTTTTGCTTCTTAGCGCCATCAGACAGTTGCTTTGAGTGCtcattttaaatactttaaaGGTCccttattttggctatttagacctccatagagtgactcgctaacatggacttaatttaaaagtatcaatttcacttaacccccccccccccccccccccccccctctccctgccggctacttctgtttgactcaATTTCGTATcggctttgtccatatttggctaagaccgccccctttgctccgattggttgcctccgtggagaagacccacttgtgagagcacgctGGCTATTTGAATTGAATGACAGAAACTGTAATTTATTGAGGTGCACCTGTAAATGAGAAAACTCCACCAGCCACCACCAGGTTGGAAAATACTGAGATAGACCAGACCCACCTCCGCAAATACAAAGGCGGCGTCGAAGGGGAAGCAGATTTCACCATGTTTAATGGCGTGGACGGACGCCGGGCCGCATCTGTACAAGCCTTCGAGGAGAGGGACCGAGATTGCGTCATTATGTCTCCAGTCAAGCAATGTTTCACCAACGTCCACGTTTACCATCACTGTTCTCCTGCGGTGTCGCATCCACAACCTGCCAGCCTCCGAAGCCGGGCTGGAGGTCCGGTCTGGACATGAAGCACTCGTTCCAGCAATGGTAGTTCCTGGTGGCGACAAGCGGAAAGTAGGATCAAACTGAGCAGTTGTTAAAATTCAttaattttgctgtttttgtacacacacatatccGTGCATTTTCGTGGTTCGCGATTCACAAATGTTTTCTTCTATTGAACCTACTCCCAACTATTCGTTGAAAAAAAGGCTCCTCTCTCTGAAATGCCCTTTGACACCGCCAAAGCACTGTCTCAACAGGAATTGGTGgaaaggaagtatgttgaagtctCCACTGAGAGGCAcgctttgtatgtcggggagtAGGAGTAGAAGTTGAAGACTGGGTTGTATACTTGACTGGTATACTTTGAAGGCCACGTGGAGAATAATTATGGATAAAACAACAGCctagatcagtggttctcaaaatgtGGTATGGTGCGAGGTCTTtctagtggtacatgaaagaatcatTGACTTAAATGTTTCAACCGTGCATAACTTTATGGTGGCTTCaacttcttttgtttttcttaacaaTCCAGTATGGTACTTTTGTTCAGtcaagttcagttgtattttactttgaaaaagaaaacctgaaatatcccacagccataagtattccgaccctttgctgtgacactcctatattgaactcgggtgctgtccatttcttctgatcatccttcaaatggttctccaccttcattggagtccagctgtgtttgattatactgatcggACTTGGTTAGGAAAGCCACaaacctgtctatagaagaccttacagctcacagtgcatgtcagagcaaatgagaatcatgaggtcaaaggaactgcctgaagagctcagagacagaattgtggcaaggcacagatctggccaaggttccaaaaaagatttctgctgcacttaaggttcctaagagcacagtggcctccgtaatccttaaatggaggacgtttgggacgacaagaacccttcctagagctggccgtccggacacactgagcaatcgggggagaagagccttggtgagagaggtcgacaagaacccaaagatcactgtggctgagctccagatgtgcagtcaggagatgggagaaagttctagaaagtcaaccatcactgcaaaaATGTCGACAATTTCTatatgggctgctgtgtgtacatcgatgaggaaaaaaagaattgaaatgattttcgcaaatggcggcaatataacaaagagtgacaaattgaaggttgtctgaatactttccgtacccatgtATATAtggaacaatggaccagctctacaccctcggcccggtcctcgagtgtgcatgggagtccgcccaaccagtctacatgtgttttgtggctTTCCACCGTGTCCCTATttgagtcctgtgggggggtgcttcgggagtatggggttctgaaccccctgatatgggctgttgggtccctgtacgacccgtgtcagagtttggtccgcatatccggcagtaaatcggactcgtttccggtgagggttggactccgccaaggctgccctttgtcgccgattctgttcataacatttatggacagaatttcaaggcgcggCCGAGGCGtaaagggggtccggtttggtggcctcagtatggcatctctgctttttgcagatgatgtggttctgttggcttcatcaagccgtgatctccaactctcactggagcggttcgtagctgagtgtgaagcggctgggttgAGAAtctgcacctccaaatctgaggcgtgccctttccaggtcggggatgagatcctgccccaagtggaggagttcaagtatcttggggtcttgttcacgagtgagggaagaatggaacggaagaatggaaaattaaaaaaatcgttAGCTTACTCGAACGTATCGAATCTTTTTCACTTGTTtttggcacacaaaaaaaagaaatccagactctcaatcttgaggcgacaatTACGCAGTACGGCTCCGCAGAGTGAGGGAACATGTGgcgttttacaacacttctcagacggTGGATTGTTCAAGAGCATTGTTAGATTTGTGTTTTAaccaagctattttcaacacttaatAATGTTGTTAATGCATAAAAACAACATACCACCTGCAAAATGTTAGCTGAGCGGCCTAGTAGCAGTCAACCGTCTACTAGCGCTCCGACGTCACTTCACATCTGCAGCTGATGACTTGGCGCAACATGGCAACCCCCAATTAACATTGGTTAATTACTCCATTTCATTCCTTTTCCATAAACGCATTACTGCATTCATTTAGAATACTGGGTTTTGGCTAGTGCTGGTACATACAATGTATGGCTTCTTTCAATAAATGCGCAAAATGGCTTTCAGAATGCTACGACATCTGCCCCAATTCGAGACAGTAAAAACCCTGTGAAGAGGAAGGAGAGCAGGACTTCTACCAGATGGAGTCCCGAGTACGTTTGCGATCTATCCGGCCGTTTTCATCCAGGATGATGTCAGACTTGAGGTTTCCATCGTTGTCGTGGGCGGAGTAGTAGTTGGTGACGACTCGCGACGGGATACCCAGGCAACGCAGGACTGCCAAAAGAGGACCAAAAACCCAGAAGTGAACAACTTTCAGTGTAGTAAATTCCTGGTGACTTCTTGTTATTTCCCGTGCTTTGAAAATTCCCCGAATTCTGCAATCATACTCACAGGTGTTGAATACGGCGGCGTAGACCCAGCACTGAGCGTAGCACACAGGCGTCTTGCTGCTGGCATAAGTGAGGAGGATTTCGGTGCTGCCGGTCCAGGCCGTGGGCGCAACTCCGTAGGTGTAGTCGCCGCTCCAGTTGCCCACCAGCACCCCATTGTCGTCGCGAGAGTCGAGCTGTATTTGATTGGATAATTGCGAACCAGTTGGTGTGGTGATAGAggacagcggtaccttgacttctgAGTACCTCAATTTATGAGTTTTTCCAATGTTTTCAGCCACTTTATACGTACGTGGCAGCAGCAAACCTCACAATATCTGCTCAGCGGCCACCATCGGTTCATGTCGTACCTCACGGTACAATGTTTTCATAGCACTGGTATCACTGGAAGAGATTCTTCTCATGTTCACTCTCACCATGGCGGAAGCCTTTCTAGCCACCTTGATGGGGTCCCCTCTGTTGATGATGGGCATCTCAGACCTGTCCATGATGTACAGGCACGCATCTAGAACGCCATAGTTAAACTAGACACAGAAGAAAGAATGACAACGTCAAAAAAGAAGAGGTCTGGGCAAACATTTGACCtcgagggccacatttgatttcgAAAATAGACAGATGAGCCAGGTCAGAAATGACGCAGGGAGTCCGTTTGTAGACCACCTGGCCATAGTTCCAGTGTCTCTCGGCGACATCGTCATAAGAGCCATGGTAGATGATTCCCGTCTCTGCCATCACGCACTCTTCCCTCTCCACCTCGTCATTCAGAAACACTGCATCAGCTGAGGGAAGACACCGTAAGACACGCTCACGTTTCCAAGATCAGTTGTCCCTACGAGGGGATGTCAGGAACATAATCCAGCATAACGACTGAAATACTCTGATAGCACAATTTAAATAGTCACATACGCAACACTAAAATACTctcacaccatccatccatccatccatccatccatccattttcttccgcttgtACGGGGGTTAGGTTGCCGGGCCAGTAGCTTAAGCAGAGGAGCCCAGACTCCCCTCCCCCCAGCCAccttgtccagctcttccggggagatcccgaCACGTTCCCAGCCCAGCCGGGAGACAAAGTGtcctccagcgtgtccttggtcgtccccggggcctcctcccagtgggacgtgcacGGAACACCTCACAAGTTAGGggtctgggaggcatcctaaccagatgcctcaCTGCAGACGCAATCCTGGCTACCCCTAGAAATTCTGTttataaaggtaatgaacagaatcagtgacagaGGCCTCTGCTTCCTCCTAgaaaggcgtgttggtggattTGAGTAGGTCTGGGAAGTATTCTCTCCACCAACTCACATCccaagttgaggtcagcagcaccctgTCCCCAGTATACACATtattggtggtgcactgcttccccctcctgagacatcGAATGGTGGAcgagaatttcctcgaagccgtccggacgTCATTCTCCACGCCCCCACCGAATTCACCCGTTGCCTTTCCGGGTCGTGCCCAGCCGGCCCCCGTGGGGGCAGACCCGGCCACGAGACATTTGCTATTGgcccccacctccaggccaggCTCCAGGGGGGCTCCAGGTGAGGAAAACGTTGTCCAAAAATGAGAGGATTTCTGAGCCTTGCTTCATCTGTTTCTACACCTACGACCTGTTTGCCAAGGGTGACCCTTGCAGGGGGATCGAGcaccagacaatttagctcctaggatcattgggatgGGATCataataaggtgacggctcaaagAGGGGTACCATCACACCACTACTGAAACACCGTcatgtgagagcgtttcagcGGTGTCTGTGATAATCCTAATTCAGGTGATCCTGAATGACCTATCGGCCCCTCGTGTCTCCAGGCCAATATACTGGAGCGGGCTGAACTCACCTGCCTCCCACGGATTGAAGAGAACATAGACGTAACGGCTCTTGTCCCGCTTGGTCCTCCGGATGCCGTATGGGGTCCCCACAGCGACATAGATCTGGTACTTGCCCACGATGCAGTTGGCAGCGGGCGTGACACCCATGGTGAGCACGTTGTCAGAGGTCCGGACGACACGGCCCGGCCAGGAGCTCTGTCTGTCCTCGGTCGGGAAGACAGGAACGTAGGTGTTCTTGCTGTACTGAGGATTGGCACCTGGGGGATGATGCAAGACAGCAGTGACTGGCCCACGGATTTGAAGAGGTAGCAAAAAGTACAAGACAATGCATTCGCCATCACTCAAACCGTTCAATGGCTGTGCGGATGCGTTCGCTCACCGATGACGAGCTCCACGGCAAACTTGTCCTTGGTTGGGTTGTACGGACGGTCGAAGGTGATGTTAAACTGGAACTCTTGCCCTCGACGGACAATGAGATTGTCCGAATGGTAGAGGGCCGTATGGTGGAGAATCTTGTTGGTCCCGTCTCGTTTCT is part of the Phyllopteryx taeniolatus isolate TA_2022b chromosome 23, UOR_Ptae_1.2, whole genome shotgun sequence genome and encodes:
- the f13a1b gene encoding coagulation factor XIII A chain isoform X1, with translation MRAQSDSSGAASADAVPAPAPAPAGVRPKVSGRGRTAAPAANSNSDEWDIPEFELFGAVGPRGLPPLTEFLDIWDVDMMKKRDGTNKILHHTALYHSDNLIVRRGQEFQFNITFDRPYNPTKDKFAVELVIGANPQYSKNTYVPVFPTEDRQSSWPGRVVRTSDNVLTMGVTPAANCIVGKYQIYVAVGTPYGIRRTKRDKSRYVYVLFNPWEAADAVFLNDEVEREECVMAETGIIYHGSYDDVAERHWNYGQFNYGVLDACLYIMDRSEMPIINRGDPIKVARKASAMLDSRDDNGVLVGNWSGDYTYGVAPTAWTGSTEILLTYASSKTPVCYAQCWVYAAVFNTFLRCLGIPSRVVTNYYSAHDNDGNLKSDIILDENGRIDRKRTRDSIWNYHCWNECFMSRPDLQPGFGGWQVVDATPQENSDGLYRCGPASVHAIKHGEICFPFDAAFVFAEVNSDMVFYSRRKDGSMEPVKVNRTHIGRMVLTKDPGGLSRRDITDQYKFPEGSAEERTVLEKAETYNCKREKSDLPPGDVDLVLSDTVVSLGDDFELNLKFVNRSSSRRTVEAYVSGSVIYYTGLVSSEFLFTTPSVKIGPDGSAKESVTVDSKQYMKLLVEQSNLHFIVTGKVTETGQIVSAMKVVRLRKPKLTVKVTGPGKVSEEMMATVEFTNPLTISLEDVSIRMEGAGLMLPKSKFYRLITGGSSLTWSEFFTPQRAGTSGLIATLDCPALRQVHGEVTLTIRA
- the f13a1b gene encoding coagulation factor XIII A chain isoform X3, coding for MMKKRDGTNKILHHTALYHSDNLIVRRGQEFQFNITFDRPYNPTKDKFAVELVIGANPQYSKNTYVPVFPTEDRQSSWPGRVVRTSDNVLTMGVTPAANCIVGKYQIYVAVGTPYGIRRTKRDKSRYVYVLFNPWEAADAVFLNDEVEREECVMAETGIIYHGSYDDVAERHWNYGQFNYGVLDACLYIMDRSEMPIINRGDPIKVARKASAMLDSRDDNGVLVGNWSGDYTYGVAPTAWTGSTEILLTYASSKTPVCYAQCWVYAAVFNTFLRCLGIPSRVVTNYYSAHDNDGNLKSDIILDENGRIDRKRTRDSIWNYHCWNECFMSRPDLQPGFGGWQVVDATPQENSDGLYRCGPASVHAIKHGEICFPFDAAFVFAEVNSDMVFYSRRKDGSMEPVKVNRTHIGRMVLTKDPGGLSRRDITDQYKFPEGSAEERTVLEKAETYNCKREKSDLPPGDVDLVLSDTVVSLGDDFELNLKFVNRSSSRRTVEAYVSGSVIYYTGLVSSEFLFTTPSVKIGPDGSAKESVTVDSKQYMKLLVEQSNLHFIVTGKVTETGQIVSAMKVVRLRKPKLTVKVTGPGKVSEEMMATVEFTNPLTISLEDVSIRMEGAGLMLPKSKFYRLITGGSSLTWSEFFTPQRAGTSGLIATLDCPALRQVHGEVTLTIRA
- the f13a1b gene encoding coagulation factor XIII A chain isoform X2, with the protein product MRAQSDSSGAASADAVPAPAPAPAGVRPKVSGRGRTAAPAANSNSDEWDIPEFELFGAVGPRGLPPLTEFLDIWDVDMMKKRDGTNKILHHTALYHSDNLIVRRGQEFQFNITFDRPYNPTKDKFAVELVIGANPQYSKNTYVPVFPTEDRQSSWPGRVVRTSDNVLTMGVTPAANCIVGKYQIYVAVGTPYGIRRTKRDKSRYVYVLFNPWEAADAVFLNDEVEREECVMAETGIIYHGSYDDVAERHWNYGQFNYGVLDACLYIMDRSEMPIINRGDPIKVARKASAMLDSRDDNGVLVGNWSGDYTYGVAPTAWTGSTEILLTYASSKTPVCYAQCWVYAAVFNTFLRCLGIPSRVVTNYYSAHDNDGNLKSDIILDENGRIDRKRTRDSIWNYHCWNECFMSRPDLQPGFGGWQVVDATPQENSDGLYRCGPASVHAIKHGEICFPFDAAFVFAEVNSDMVFYSRRKDGSMEPVKVNRTHIGRMVLTKDPGGLSRRDITDQYKFPEGSAEERTVLEKAETYNCKREKSDLPPGDVDLVLSDTVVSLGDDFELNLKFVNRSSSRRTVEAYVSGSVIYYTGLVSSEFLFTTPSVKIGPDGSAKESVTVDSKQYMKLLVEQSNLHFIVTGKVTETGQIVSAMKVVRLRKPKLTVKVQSEGPSMSHSNDTDADLVYLPRVR